From Lampris incognitus isolate fLamInc1 chromosome 13, fLamInc1.hap2, whole genome shotgun sequence, one genomic window encodes:
- the LOC130122486 gene encoding cholesterol 25-hydroxylase-like protein, with translation MELSLENRDGLLLQTIWDRIRQQNLLRTPLFPSLFSLTVYLSCCLPYICLDVLSFRFDVIRRFKIQPQSKVTWAMAWGCLLKILHTHAFVIFPITILHWHWTPVVLPIEAPELRSVLGGVLACLLLFDLQYFVWHLLHHKVPWLYHSFHKAHHRHTATFSLTAEHANVWETLSLSFFAAVNPALLGCHPLTKMLFFILNIWLSVESHSGYDFPWSPNRLVPFGLYGGAQHHDLHHLKSRVNYAPYFTHWDRLFGTLCREQ, from the coding sequence ATGGAACTTTCTCTAGAAAACAGAGATGGGCTTCTTCTACAAACCATCTGGGACAGGATAAGACAGCAGAACCTCCTCAGAACTCCATTATTCCCTTCTTTGTTCTCACTGACTGTTTACCTGAGCTGCTGTCTGCCTTATATATGCCTGGATGTGCTCTCCTTCAGATTTGACGTGATACGCCGCTTCAAGATTCAGCCACAGAGCAAGGTGACCTGGGCAATGGCCTGGGGCTGTTTGCTGAAAATTTTACACACCCATGCCTTTGTCATCTTCCCTATTACCATTCTGCACTGGCACTGGACACCCGTCGTTCTCCCGATTGAGGCCCCTGAGCTCCGTTCTGTCCTCGGTGGTGTACTAGCCTGCCTCCTTCTCTTTGACCTGCAGTACTTTGTGTGGCAtctgctgcaccacaaggtgcCCTGGCTCTATCACTCTTTCCACAAAGCACATCACCGCCACACGGCCACCTTCTCCCTGACCGCGGAGCACGCAAATGTCTGGGAGACCCTGAGCCTCAGCTTCTTTGCAGCAGTGAACCCTGCACTTCTGGGCTGTCACCCGCTCACTAAGATGCTCTTCTTTATTCTCAACATCTGGCTGTCTGTGGAGAGCCACTCAGGCTATGATTTTCCCTGGTCCCCAAATAGACTAGTGCCTTTTGGCCTCTATGGAGGAGCTCAGCATCACGACCTCCACCACCTCAAGTCCCGGGTAAACTACGCGCCATACTTCACGCACTGGGACAGGCTTTTTGGTACATTGTGCAGAGAGCAGTGA